A segment of the Deltaproteobacteria bacterium genome:
GATCCCTTTCCACGGAATCCTGTAACAGACCAAGACCGTCTATGTCTATGGCCAACAGAGAGAGAGGATAGAGATATCGCCTCGCCCTGTCGATTTCCTCTGCGAGTCTCTTCTCGAAATACTGCTGGTTATAGATCTGTGTGAATCGATCGACGATTCCCAGATCCCGCACCGCACCGCTCTCTCTCAGGGGACTGCCAATCGGCCGCTGACTCATTCCACGGAGACGCCGCCTCATGGAGAGGACCTCTTTCAGGGATCGATGATAGTTGAGGGTCCGTTGAATCACAAAGGGGAGCGTCAGCAGATACTCTCCTGACTGAACCACATAATCAAAGGCCCCCGCCTTCATCGCACTCACCGCAGCCCACACTTCACTCGGCCTGACAACAACGATCACGGGCGGCGCTTCTCGGTTGCCCACCACCCTGTCAAGGATGTTGAAATCCATACGGTCCAGCAACTCGTAGCCCAGCAGCAGAATATCGTAAGACTTTTCTCCCAGAAATCCCAGACACTCTTCCACCGTCGTACCAACCTGGATCCGGACATTTGGATAGTAACCCTGGAGGGCTCGCCTGATCTGCTCCGCCCCACCCGTGTCGACCTGGATGAGGAGAATCTCAAGATCTTCTCTTCTCATGGCTCGATTCTTCGTTTCCGCCGCCTCGGGCTCTTCAACGAAAAAAGTCAAACCACAATCCCAACGAAGGCTGATGTGCCATCATACCCAATTGTCGGGTAGATGTCAAAATGCTTACTCCTCCCTTGCCCTTCACTCCCCCTAGAACCCCCAAAACCACTCGGTCTGAGGTGCCTCAGCTCGACCGTTCTACGTGTGGAGTTCCACCACGTCTCCATCGGTGAGGACAAAACCCCTCTTCACTCTCTGGCCCGAAAACTTTCCAGATCCCCAGATGCGGGCGAATTTCAATCTCTTGAAAAGATCCTTATGCACGAGCCTTGCCATCTCCTCAACCGTGCTTCCCTCGGGCAAGACAAAGGGCGCGCTGTAGTCCACCTCCTTCCCCGGGATCTTGCTGTAGATCCGAATGATATGAAGAAGTTGGAAGAGTCTCTTTTTCAGAGGATCCAAACCCATAGCCGTCTTCGCCGAGATGGAAAGGATGGGGAATCTCCCTCCGAAAGCCTCCAGGACAGCCTCCTCATGCCTTCTGCTTTCCGGAAGATCGGCCTTGTTGCACACGATGACCATCCTCTTCTCCTGAGGGGCAGAGCCTCCTTCTCCGTCCACGGGAGAGACCCCCACCTCCTCGAGTTTCTCCAGCAGTACCTTGATCTGGACCAGGGGATCATCGCCCAGATCGACCATCAGCACGAGGCCGTCTGCATTCCTTGCGAGGTTGGTGAACCAGGCCTCGCCCAGTTCCAAAGTCACAGCGGGGGCGTCGACGAGTTGAATCTGGATATTCTCGAAATCCATCATCCCCACTATGGGAATCCTTGTTGTGTACGGGTAGTCGGCCACTTCCGTGTAGGCGTTGGTCAGGCGTGATAAGAGGGTCGATTTGCCGACATTGGGAAGACCTACGAGAACGATCTGGCCAGCCCCCTCCTTCTTTACGTTGAACAGATAGAAGCCTCTCCCCGCTGCCCGTCTTTTCTGTGACTCCTCTCTCAGTTTGGAAAGCTTGCTCCTCAGCTGTGCCCTCAGCTTGTCCGTTCCCTTGTGTTTGGGAATGACGGAGAGCATCTCTTGAAGAGCCGTGACTTTTTCCTGGGGCGATTTCGCACGCCGGAATCTCTCCTCGGCTGCCAGGTACTCTGGAGGGAGGTTGGCCGGCATATCCACCTCCTCTGTTCGGGAATACAAAGACCTCCTTCAGCGAACCCGATCCTGTTTCGTCAAGAGCCGCGGCCTGTCGGCCCAACCTCTCGGCCCGGTGACATAGTCCTCAGGGTCTCGACCATCCGTCTTAACTGTCCCGCCCTCTCATCCATGGGGGCTATCCTGATAAACTCCTCCCAGGCATCCACCGCCCCCTGTATGTCTCTAAGGTCATGTAGGAGAACGACACCCAGGTTGTAGCGGCTGTTTAAATGATGGGGGTCGGAGCGAATCGCCCTCCTGAAAGCCTCGACCGCCTTATCCGGCCTCTTTGTTCTCCTGTATGCGACCCCGAGATCGGTGAGTACGTCGGCATTGTCCGGATCCATGTTCAGAGCCTCCAGGTAGGCCCCTACGGCCTTCTGGTAAGCCCCCCCGTCAAAATGGGCATTTCCGAGCTTCACGAGCAGATCGGCCTTCCCCCCGCCGACCCTTATGGCCTCCGTGTATGCCTCGGCCGCCTCGACGTACCGGCCGTTTCTGGAATACGTGTCGCCGAGGCGCTCCCACCCGTCGCGGTTTCCCGGATCCTTTTCTACCAGGTCTCGAAGTCGCTGGATCTTCCCGAGCACATCGACCGTGGGTGGCTGGGGCGCCTCTGTCCGGCCCGGGAAGACCGCCACGCCCTCCTGCTCCAGTCGTGAGGTCTTGAGAAGGGCTGCCACAGATCCCACAACAAGTCCCGCGAAAAAGGCAGCCACCATGAGAAGCACAACCGTTTCAGTCTTTACCCCCCGTCCGGAATCAACCCCCACACTCGGATCTGACCTCCCGGGTCTTCGAGTTCTCTCCCTGTCCTTCATTCACGCCCTCCAGCCTCCGACCCTCATACATTGGTCGGGTAGGATCCGAGATAGTCCGAGGAGCCGAGGGTTCTGGTAACGGCACGCATGAGAATCTCCCTGTACTCCGGGAGTGTCCCATAGACACGGCATATGGCCACTTTCGCCGGAATGTACTTGAACAGTTCTTCCAGAGGCTCTCTCGATACCTTCCCGGAAGTGGGGTCGTAAATCAAGAGCGGCGAATCCTCCGAATGGAGAGGGTTGAGGGGTCTGGGGTCGTGAAGGGCCATGTCCACGTGAAATTCTATGTCCCTCATTCCCATTGGAAGACTCTCACGAATCCTGCGCTCGACTTCGTACTTCCCCACAAATCCGGCTCGGCCGACTTCAAGATCCTTTATGGTCAAGGTCGTCTCATAGACACTCCGCCACTTAAGTCTCCTCGCCAGGATATCCTTCCACTTGGCAGCCAACTCCCTCTTTTCCCGGTTTTTCGACGCCTCCCACCGTCGGACCCCCTCGATGAGTGACCAGTCAGTCAGTTCACAGTACAGGTCGAGATGGTCTGCGGGATTGAAAGGAAAAATGATCTCGATTGTCCGGGCAAATATCTCTCCCAGTTGGAGGTCGATGGACCGTGTGGTCCGGTGGTAGTAAACATTTGTGTAGAGATAGAGCCGGGCATTGAGAAACATGCTCAGGGCCGAGGCGCCCCTCTTGTCCAGAGCCAGCCCTTCACGGTGACAGAGAGCATAATGAAGCATCCTCTTCCAGTCCACGGGGCCCACAGCCACCCCCGTCATGTAGGAATCCCTCAAAACATAGTCGATGTTGTCAACCGTGAAAATTCCACGAAACAACTGCTGAAGGTACTGCAGCCAGAGAGGATGGTCAGCGGCAGACGACCCGTCCGGCTTCTTGATCAAGAAAGCCACATGCTCCGGCCGGAGCTCTTCATCGTCCCGGAGCATTCCGTGGGGACTCCGACGGACCATGCTGATCATCTCCCCGAGCCTCTCCAGGATAATCCTCTGGCTGAGAATCTCATGGGTCAGGCCGAACCTGCTGAGTACGTGCTCATCGAAAAAATGGCAGAAGGGTCCATGCCCGATGTCATGGAGCAGCCCGGCGAGGCGAAGGAGCTCTTCCACGTAGAATTCCGAGGGTATTCTGCCCTCGAAGACGTGTTCCAAGAACGGATACAGATGGAGCGCAAAGGCTCCTGCCACGTGCATTGTGCCCAGAGAATGCTGAAACCGGCTGTGCTCGGCCGATGGAAACACCCACCGAGCACTCTGGAGCTGGTAGATCCTTCTGAGCCTCTGCAGCCACGGCGTATCGATCAGGTCCCTCTCCGTGGCCTCTTCGGCCCCCCTCCACCGGTCGGTCATCAGGATGTACTGATAGATCGGATCTGCGATGAGACTCGTCCCCTCCAGGGGATTGAACAGAGGACCCATCGGCCCCCTCGCCTTCTTCATGTCGTCATTACCTGGACCCGAGGCTTCCACCCTCTTCAGAAATTTAAGCCCACGGCCCAAAAGAATCAACCCTTAGGAGAGTCGGGGCTCATCACTTTTCGATCGAGGATCCTTGGACGTTGTCCACTTGACGATGGTTTCTCTCTCCGGCGGGGATGCAATTCCGTCCATT
Coding sequences within it:
- a CDS encoding diguanylate cyclase — encoded protein: MRREDLEILLIQVDTGGAEQIRRALQGYYPNVRIQVGTTVEECLGFLGEKSYDILLLGYELLDRMDFNILDRVVGNREAPPVIVVVRPSEVWAAVSAMKAGAFDYVVQSGEYLLTLPFVIQRTLNYHRSLKEVLSMRRRLRGMSQRPIGSPLRESGAVRDLGIVDRFTQIYNQQYFEKRLAEEIDRARRYLYPLSLLAIDIDGLGLLQDSVERDQIVSGVAQMVSQVVRETDLVARRVQTDFGTLLFHSDIEGGRGVAERIRQRVEEQGVGEDHGRGSVTVSIGISGLSPGDDRPDTFISSADLALYHAKVKGGNQVVLVEKG
- a CDS encoding 50S ribosome-binding GTPase; amino-acid sequence: MPANLPPEYLAAEERFRRAKSPQEKVTALQEMLSVIPKHKGTDKLRAQLRSKLSKLREESQKRRAAGRGFYLFNVKKEGAGQIVLVGLPNVGKSTLLSRLTNAYTEVADYPYTTRIPIVGMMDFENIQIQLVDAPAVTLELGEAWFTNLARNADGLVLMVDLGDDPLVQIKVLLEKLEEVGVSPVDGEGGSAPQEKRMVIVCNKADLPESRRHEEAVLEAFGGRFPILSISAKTAMGLDPLKKRLFQLLHIIRIYSKIPGKEVDYSAPFVLPEGSTVEEMARLVHKDLFKRLKFARIWGSGKFSGQRVKRGFVLTDGDVVELHT
- a CDS encoding tetratricopeptide repeat protein; amino-acid sequence: MKDRERTRRPGRSDPSVGVDSGRGVKTETVVLLMVAAFFAGLVVGSVAALLKTSRLEQEGVAVFPGRTEAPQPPTVDVLGKIQRLRDLVEKDPGNRDGWERLGDTYSRNGRYVEAAEAYTEAIRVGGGKADLLVKLGNAHFDGGAYQKAVGAYLEALNMDPDNADVLTDLGVAYRRTKRPDKAVEAFRRAIRSDPHHLNSRYNLGVVLLHDLRDIQGAVDAWEEFIRIAPMDERAGQLRRMVETLRTMSPGREVGPTGRGS
- a CDS encoding HD domain-containing protein, encoding MKKARGPMGPLFNPLEGTSLIADPIYQYILMTDRWRGAEEATERDLIDTPWLQRLRRIYQLQSARWVFPSAEHSRFQHSLGTMHVAGAFALHLYPFLEHVFEGRIPSEFYVEELLRLAGLLHDIGHGPFCHFFDEHVLSRFGLTHEILSQRIILERLGEMISMVRRSPHGMLRDDEELRPEHVAFLIKKPDGSSAADHPLWLQYLQQLFRGIFTVDNIDYVLRDSYMTGVAVGPVDWKRMLHYALCHREGLALDKRGASALSMFLNARLYLYTNVYYHRTTRSIDLQLGEIFARTIEIIFPFNPADHLDLYCELTDWSLIEGVRRWEASKNREKRELAAKWKDILARRLKWRSVYETTLTIKDLEVGRAGFVGKYEVERRIRESLPMGMRDIEFHVDMALHDPRPLNPLHSEDSPLLIYDPTSGKVSREPLEELFKYIPAKVAICRVYGTLPEYREILMRAVTRTLGSSDYLGSYPTNV